From the genome of Thunnus thynnus chromosome 1, fThuThy2.1, whole genome shotgun sequence, one region includes:
- the LOC137181140 gene encoding LIM domain only protein 7-like isoform X5, protein MESPVTNGVSISRELSPVRISTLHKKLQMEWRQQTSVSCADAFSEAQRWIEEVTGKSFGCNDFRAALENGVLLCDLINQLKPGIIKRVNRLSTPIAGLDNVNVFLKACGKLGLNESQLFHPGDLQDLSTRVTLRRDESNRRLKNVLITIYWLGRKAHLDTFYSGPHLNFKAFEGLLGLALSKALDEGSNVFVKDGGYKECCFPEREEFRHMRPSYKRVNSVDSIDSLDSRALRQNSEGCGSDAEAEQVFRMATTRHSAQQTKSYIPTPLLRRKQGREENGRGCASPLARASQIQVKPGRSVQVNPGWIWSKSLSDIPMVYPVRKVPSGNTIFDVGQDTGTAREWNKENKRRSSVAAKDSEAQWQDDLTKWKNRRRSTKTDLRRKSQDREHVINQMTNGAVTDFKNDTQGGRLKRDQQSPRRHNLAPRPYSTSPPSKSSSSDLRPHTRALLARSYATEAPFSPTAPNSHHNSAHTQGSSVEAMPASDGNILGEDTHLTSLASDGAGVTTPSLDYPFSSQTQVKAQGSPAPFQLTSEPVQPENGFTVQISPLVTTILPNDTTKSTGSRDPTAALSSHKELPLSMDPQVPTFSPDTVNQAAVDALEDLSYQKSEEESQKTSLEPAAEQGRGQQAASLYTYLSRTGSWSGSASLPRGYRRSEGSSRLSSVITARPFGTKQSRVSSLPRLCNVDDNQGVLLNSEKERSLSPPGGSLLKRQIATGHLRGQYQASIRQKKANQAKQNGKQQAEEGKGASLSSQTSFQTNGYYHQPYQTQLLPQPYLNPQSQQNKTLTLTSSASIDLPKVDHSDMRVSLILKPNSRPDFGFQIHWDSTGARVKFIQPGSLAELGQLCVDDEIMAVDGVAVAHMSYNQWEDKMTSALQTGSLTMDIRRYGNKDWSTSEGSHHNQPGQSRMTLNLTAAAPILIGYPDHHANSAASAETTVTKLSKFNGQTDNVIQGKLMDGDFADNYSTTISKDYNITRKNQKRRTEFFKKKGGSESAISDLQVPSLSPSSSSWSWDREEDRRRQEKWQEEQERLLQEQYQRDQERLEAEWRKAQQDAMEEQCRKPGNTFEMTNGGESPARHRHVNGLTNKTREEEQRPERDELKEAVSKAQSSTQRVQNDKITQQDWAEGSCGFAQLSPAHRTKSLSTPALAGPHKQPRGDQRKRKGQSVSKVEQERQQILEEMKKRTQLLTDNSWIRQRSSSFYREPIYVGVPMKRYESLDNLDMLRQSPIPTATFSYPRPHSAAAGYCAPSRNSYSRYSTGAISSQRNPPVDSYHGSVWAASDISEEQRLESRFGFKMGSPTVSPAISNSSPLMRPPCDQNAVLHITE, encoded by the exons ATGGAAAGTCCAGTGACAAACGGGGTGTCAATTAGTAGAGAACTTTCACCGGTGAGGATCTCTACGCTGCACAAG AAGCTACAGATGGAGTGGCGCCAGCAGACCAGTGTCAGCTGTGCAGACGCCTTCAGCGAGGCTCAACGCTGGATAGAG gaagTGACTGGAAAATCTTTTGGTTGCAATGACTTCCGTGCTGCTCTGGAGAATGGAGTGCTACTTTGCGA CCTGATCAACCAATTAAAACCTGGCATAATCAAGAGAGTAAACAGGCTTTCTACTCCCATTGCTGGCCTG GATAATGTGAATGTATTCCTGAAAGCCTGTGGGAAACTCGGACTAAATGAGTCACAGCTGTTTCACCCAGGAGACCTGCAGGACCTGTCCACTCGTGTGACACTCAG GCGAGATGAAAGCAACAGACGACTTAAAAAT GTTCTGATCACAATCTACTGGTTGGGTCGCAAGGCTCATTTAGATACATTCTACAGTGGTCCTCATCTTAACTTCAAGGCCTTTGAAGGGCTGTTAGGGTTGGCTTTATCCAAG GCTCTAGATGAGGGCAgtaatgtgtttgtgaaagacGGCGGATACAAAGAGTGCTGTTtcccagagagagaggaatTTCGGCACATGAGACCGAGCTATAAGAGAGTGAACTCTGTGGACAGCATCGACTCGCTGGACTCCCGGGCTCTCCGCCAAAACAGTGAag GTTGTGGAAGTGACGCAGAAGCTGAGCAGGTGTTCAGGATGGCGACAACGCGGCACTCAGCCCAGCAAACCAAAAGCTATATCCCAACACCACTCCTACGGAGAAAACAAGGACGAGAGGAGAATGGAAGGGGCTGTGCTAGTCCCCTTGCCAG AGCATCTCAAATCCAGGTCAAACCTGGGAGATCAGTTCAGGTCAACCCTGGCTGGATTTG GAGTAAATCACTGAGTGACATCCCGATGGTATACCCTGTGCGTAAAGTTCCTAGTGGGAATACCATTTTCGATGTGGGCCAGGACACTGGCACGGCAAGGGAGtggaataaagaaaacaaacggAGGAGCAGTGTCGCTGCCAAGGACAGTGAAGCTCAGTGGCAAGAT GACTTGACAAAGTGGAAGAATCGTCGCAGGAGCACCAAGACTGATCTTCGCAGGAAGTCGCAAGACCGAGAGCATGTCATTAACCAGATGACCAATGGGGCTGTGACTGACTTTAAGAATGACACACAGGGTGGACGACTCAAGAG AGACCAGCAGTCCCCACGCAGGCATAATCTTGCCCCCCGTCCTTACTCCACCTCTCCTCCATCAAAATCATCAAGCTCTGATCTCCGACCACATACTCGAGCTCTGCTGGCCCGCAGCTACGCCACAGAGGCACCCTTCAGCCCCACAGCTCCAAATAGCCACCATAACTCTGCCCACACGCAG GGATCATCAGTTGAAGCAATGCCTGCCTCTGATGGAAACATCTTGGGAGAGGACACCCACCTCACCTCTTTGGCTTCAGATGGAGCAGGAGTAACCACACCTTCTCTGGACTATCCTTTCAGCTCCCAGACACAAGTCAAAGCCCAGGGCAGCCCAGCTCCATTCCAGCTCACATCTGAACCAGTTCAGCCAGAAAATGGTTTCACTGTCCAAATCTCCCCTCTGGTCACAACAATACTGCCAAATGACACCACAAAATCAACCGGCAGCAGGGATCCTACTGCAGCTCTGTCAAGTCACAAGGAACTTCCTCTCAGCATGGATCCACAGGTTCCCACTTTCAGCCCTGATACAGTTAACCAGGCAGCTGTTGATGCTCTGGAAGACTTGTCGTACCAGAAGTCAGAAGAAGAGAGCCAGAAGACATCTTTGGAACCAGCTGCAGAGCAAGGCAGAGGTCAACAGGCTGCAAGCCTCTACACGTACTTGTCCAGGACTGGGTCGTGGTCCGGCTCAGCCAGCCTTCCCCGTGGTTACCGGAGGTCCGAAGGCTCATCTCGTCTCTCCTCTGTCATCACAGCCAGACCTTTTGGGACAAAGCAGTCCAGGGTGTCCTCACTGCCGAGACTCTGCAAT GTAGATGATAACCAGGGTGTGCTGTTGAAtagtgagaaagagagatctCTTTCTCCACCCGGCGGATCTTTGCTGAAAAGACAGATTGCGACTGGCCATCTGAGGGGTCAATACCAGGCTTCAATCAGACAGAAGAAAGCTAACCAAGCAAAGCAGAATGGTAAACAACAGGCGGAAGAGGGAAAAGGTGCCAGTCTTTCCAGCCAGACCTCCTTCCAGACCAATGGCTACTACCATCAGCCCTACCAAACCCAGCTTCTGCCACAGCCTTATTTAAACCCTCAGtcccaacaaaacaaaaccttgaCTCTGACATCTAGTGCCAGTATAGACCTCCCAAAG gtggaTCACAGTGACATGAGAGTGAGTCTTATTCTTAAACCCAACAGTAGACCAGACTTTGGTTTCCAGATTCATTGGGACTCCACTGGGGCTAGAGTCAAATTCATTCAACCTG GCAGCCTGGCGGAGCTTGGCCAGCTGTGTGTGGACGATGAGATCATGGCTGTTGATGGAGTCGCGGTGGCACACATGAGCTACAACCAGTGGGAGGATAAAATGACATCTGCCCTGCAAACTGGCAGTCTGACCATGGACATTCGACGCTACGGCAACAAGG ATTGGAGCACCAGTGAGGGGAGTCATCACAACCAGCCAGGTCAGAGCAGGATGACCCTCAATCTGACTGCTGCGGCGCCCATTCTGATAGGTTATCCTGATCACCATGCCAACAGTGCTGCCTCTGCAGAAACCACAGTGACAAAATTGTCCAAATTCAATGGGCAGACAGACAAT GTTATACAAGGTAAACTCATGGATGGTGATTTTGCTGACAACTACAGCACAACCATAAGTAAAG ATTATAATATTACTAGGAAAAATCAGAAAAGGAGGACAgaatttttcaaaaagaaag gAGGTTCAGAATCTGCAATATCTGAT CTCCAGGTGCCATCCCTCAGCCCCTCCTCATCCAGCTGGTCGTGGGACCGTGAAGAGGATCGCCGGCGTCAGGAGAAGTGGCAGGAAGAGCAGGAGCGCCTCCTACAG GAGCAATATCAGCGGGATCAGGAGAGGCTGGAGGCAGAGTGGCGGAAGGCACAACAGGATGCAATGGAGGAGCAGTGCAGGAAACCAGGG AACACCTTTGAGATGACCAATGGTGGTGAGAGCCCTGCCAGACACCGCCACGTGAATGGATTGACAAAcaaaaccagagaagaagagcagagacCTGAAAGAGATGAGCTTAAAGAAGCAGTGTCTAAAGCTCAAAGTAGCACACAAAGAGTGCAGAATGACAAAATCACTCAACAAGACTG GGCTGAGGGCTCCTGCGGATTTGCTCAGCTGTCTCCTGCACACAG GACAAAGTCCTTGTCTACGCCTGCATTAGCTGGGCCCCACAAACAGCCAAGAG GTGatcagaggaaaagaaaagggcAAAGTGTGTCTAAAGTTGAGCAAGAAAGGCAGCAGATTTtggaagagatgaagaagaggacTCAGCTTCTGACTGACAACAGTTGGATACGTCAGCGCAGCAGCAGTTTTTACAGGGAGCCAATCTATGTTGGGGTTCCCATGAAGAG GTATGAGTCTCTGGACAACCTCGATATGTTGCGTCAGTCCCCAATCCCGACCGCTACGTTTAGTTACCCCCGTCCACactcagctgctgcag
- the LOC137181140 gene encoding LIM domain only protein 7-like isoform X1, which yields MESPVTNGVSISRELSPVRISTLHKKLQMEWRQQTSVSCADAFSEAQRWIEEVTGKSFGCNDFRAALENGVLLCDLINQLKPGIIKRVNRLSTPIAGLDNVNVFLKACGKLGLNESQLFHPGDLQDLSTRVTLRRDESNRRLKNVLITIYWLGRKAHLDTFYSGPHLNFKAFEGLLGLALSKALDEGSNVFVKDGGYKECCFPEREEFRHMRPSYKRVNSVDSIDSLDSRALRQNSEGCGSDAEAEQVFRMATTRHSAQQTKSYIPTPLLRRKQGREENGRGCASPLARASQIQVKPGRSVQVNPGWIWSKSLSDIPMVYPVRKVPSGNTIFDVGQDTGTAREWNKENKRRSSVAAKDSEAQWQDDLTKWKNRRRSTKTDLRRKSQDREHVINQMTNGAVTDFKNDTQGGRLKRDQQSPRRHNLAPRPYSTSPPSKSSSSDLRPHTRALLARSYATEAPFSPTAPNSHHNSAHTQGSSVEAMPASDGNILGEDTHLTSLASDGAGVTTPSLDYPFSSQTQVKAQGSPAPFQLTSEPVQPENGFTVQISPLVTTILPNDTTKSTGSRDPTAALSSHKELPLSMDPQVPTFSPDTVNQAAVDALEDLSYQKSEEESQKTSLEPAAEQGRGQQAASLYTYLSRTGSWSGSASLPRGYRRSEGSSRLSSVITARPFGTKQSRVSSLPRLCNVDDNQGVLLNSEKERSLSPPGGSLLKRQIATGHLRGQYQASIRQKKANQAKQNGKQQAEEGKGASLSSQTSFQTNGYYHQPYQTQLLPQPYLNPQSQQNKTLTLTSSASIDLPKVDHSDMRVSLILKPNSRPDFGFQIHWDSTGARVKFIQPGSLAELGQLCVDDEIMAVDGVAVAHMSYNQWEDKMTSALQTGSLTMDIRRYGNKDWSTSEGSHHNQPGQSRMTLNLTAAAPILIGYPDHHANSAASAETTVTKLSKFNGQTDNVIQGKLMDGDFADNYSTTISKDYNITRKNQKRRTEFFKKKGGSESAISDLQVPSLSPSSSSWSWDREEDRRRQEKWQEEQERLLQEQYQRDQERLEAEWRKAQQDAMEEQCRKPGNTFEMTNGGESPARHRHVNGLTNKTREEEQRPERDELKEAVSKAQSSTQRVQNDKITQQDWAEGSCGFAQLSPAHRTKSLSTPALAGPHKQPRGDQRKRKGQSVSKVEQERQQILEEMKKRTQLLTDNSWIRQRSSSFYREPIYVGVPMKRYESLDNLDMLRQSPIPTATFSYPRPHSAAAGYCAPSRNSYSRYSTGAISSQRNPPVDSYHGRMVSGRRTCCVCERALGSGAAMVIEALSLCFHLTCFQCVGCQRHLGGTETRVQVRIQNGKPYCEPCYFQLKSTDAPSM from the exons ATGGAAAGTCCAGTGACAAACGGGGTGTCAATTAGTAGAGAACTTTCACCGGTGAGGATCTCTACGCTGCACAAG AAGCTACAGATGGAGTGGCGCCAGCAGACCAGTGTCAGCTGTGCAGACGCCTTCAGCGAGGCTCAACGCTGGATAGAG gaagTGACTGGAAAATCTTTTGGTTGCAATGACTTCCGTGCTGCTCTGGAGAATGGAGTGCTACTTTGCGA CCTGATCAACCAATTAAAACCTGGCATAATCAAGAGAGTAAACAGGCTTTCTACTCCCATTGCTGGCCTG GATAATGTGAATGTATTCCTGAAAGCCTGTGGGAAACTCGGACTAAATGAGTCACAGCTGTTTCACCCAGGAGACCTGCAGGACCTGTCCACTCGTGTGACACTCAG GCGAGATGAAAGCAACAGACGACTTAAAAAT GTTCTGATCACAATCTACTGGTTGGGTCGCAAGGCTCATTTAGATACATTCTACAGTGGTCCTCATCTTAACTTCAAGGCCTTTGAAGGGCTGTTAGGGTTGGCTTTATCCAAG GCTCTAGATGAGGGCAgtaatgtgtttgtgaaagacGGCGGATACAAAGAGTGCTGTTtcccagagagagaggaatTTCGGCACATGAGACCGAGCTATAAGAGAGTGAACTCTGTGGACAGCATCGACTCGCTGGACTCCCGGGCTCTCCGCCAAAACAGTGAag GTTGTGGAAGTGACGCAGAAGCTGAGCAGGTGTTCAGGATGGCGACAACGCGGCACTCAGCCCAGCAAACCAAAAGCTATATCCCAACACCACTCCTACGGAGAAAACAAGGACGAGAGGAGAATGGAAGGGGCTGTGCTAGTCCCCTTGCCAG AGCATCTCAAATCCAGGTCAAACCTGGGAGATCAGTTCAGGTCAACCCTGGCTGGATTTG GAGTAAATCACTGAGTGACATCCCGATGGTATACCCTGTGCGTAAAGTTCCTAGTGGGAATACCATTTTCGATGTGGGCCAGGACACTGGCACGGCAAGGGAGtggaataaagaaaacaaacggAGGAGCAGTGTCGCTGCCAAGGACAGTGAAGCTCAGTGGCAAGAT GACTTGACAAAGTGGAAGAATCGTCGCAGGAGCACCAAGACTGATCTTCGCAGGAAGTCGCAAGACCGAGAGCATGTCATTAACCAGATGACCAATGGGGCTGTGACTGACTTTAAGAATGACACACAGGGTGGACGACTCAAGAG AGACCAGCAGTCCCCACGCAGGCATAATCTTGCCCCCCGTCCTTACTCCACCTCTCCTCCATCAAAATCATCAAGCTCTGATCTCCGACCACATACTCGAGCTCTGCTGGCCCGCAGCTACGCCACAGAGGCACCCTTCAGCCCCACAGCTCCAAATAGCCACCATAACTCTGCCCACACGCAG GGATCATCAGTTGAAGCAATGCCTGCCTCTGATGGAAACATCTTGGGAGAGGACACCCACCTCACCTCTTTGGCTTCAGATGGAGCAGGAGTAACCACACCTTCTCTGGACTATCCTTTCAGCTCCCAGACACAAGTCAAAGCCCAGGGCAGCCCAGCTCCATTCCAGCTCACATCTGAACCAGTTCAGCCAGAAAATGGTTTCACTGTCCAAATCTCCCCTCTGGTCACAACAATACTGCCAAATGACACCACAAAATCAACCGGCAGCAGGGATCCTACTGCAGCTCTGTCAAGTCACAAGGAACTTCCTCTCAGCATGGATCCACAGGTTCCCACTTTCAGCCCTGATACAGTTAACCAGGCAGCTGTTGATGCTCTGGAAGACTTGTCGTACCAGAAGTCAGAAGAAGAGAGCCAGAAGACATCTTTGGAACCAGCTGCAGAGCAAGGCAGAGGTCAACAGGCTGCAAGCCTCTACACGTACTTGTCCAGGACTGGGTCGTGGTCCGGCTCAGCCAGCCTTCCCCGTGGTTACCGGAGGTCCGAAGGCTCATCTCGTCTCTCCTCTGTCATCACAGCCAGACCTTTTGGGACAAAGCAGTCCAGGGTGTCCTCACTGCCGAGACTCTGCAAT GTAGATGATAACCAGGGTGTGCTGTTGAAtagtgagaaagagagatctCTTTCTCCACCCGGCGGATCTTTGCTGAAAAGACAGATTGCGACTGGCCATCTGAGGGGTCAATACCAGGCTTCAATCAGACAGAAGAAAGCTAACCAAGCAAAGCAGAATGGTAAACAACAGGCGGAAGAGGGAAAAGGTGCCAGTCTTTCCAGCCAGACCTCCTTCCAGACCAATGGCTACTACCATCAGCCCTACCAAACCCAGCTTCTGCCACAGCCTTATTTAAACCCTCAGtcccaacaaaacaaaaccttgaCTCTGACATCTAGTGCCAGTATAGACCTCCCAAAG gtggaTCACAGTGACATGAGAGTGAGTCTTATTCTTAAACCCAACAGTAGACCAGACTTTGGTTTCCAGATTCATTGGGACTCCACTGGGGCTAGAGTCAAATTCATTCAACCTG GCAGCCTGGCGGAGCTTGGCCAGCTGTGTGTGGACGATGAGATCATGGCTGTTGATGGAGTCGCGGTGGCACACATGAGCTACAACCAGTGGGAGGATAAAATGACATCTGCCCTGCAAACTGGCAGTCTGACCATGGACATTCGACGCTACGGCAACAAGG ATTGGAGCACCAGTGAGGGGAGTCATCACAACCAGCCAGGTCAGAGCAGGATGACCCTCAATCTGACTGCTGCGGCGCCCATTCTGATAGGTTATCCTGATCACCATGCCAACAGTGCTGCCTCTGCAGAAACCACAGTGACAAAATTGTCCAAATTCAATGGGCAGACAGACAAT GTTATACAAGGTAAACTCATGGATGGTGATTTTGCTGACAACTACAGCACAACCATAAGTAAAG ATTATAATATTACTAGGAAAAATCAGAAAAGGAGGACAgaatttttcaaaaagaaag gAGGTTCAGAATCTGCAATATCTGAT CTCCAGGTGCCATCCCTCAGCCCCTCCTCATCCAGCTGGTCGTGGGACCGTGAAGAGGATCGCCGGCGTCAGGAGAAGTGGCAGGAAGAGCAGGAGCGCCTCCTACAG GAGCAATATCAGCGGGATCAGGAGAGGCTGGAGGCAGAGTGGCGGAAGGCACAACAGGATGCAATGGAGGAGCAGTGCAGGAAACCAGGG AACACCTTTGAGATGACCAATGGTGGTGAGAGCCCTGCCAGACACCGCCACGTGAATGGATTGACAAAcaaaaccagagaagaagagcagagacCTGAAAGAGATGAGCTTAAAGAAGCAGTGTCTAAAGCTCAAAGTAGCACACAAAGAGTGCAGAATGACAAAATCACTCAACAAGACTG GGCTGAGGGCTCCTGCGGATTTGCTCAGCTGTCTCCTGCACACAG GACAAAGTCCTTGTCTACGCCTGCATTAGCTGGGCCCCACAAACAGCCAAGAG GTGatcagaggaaaagaaaagggcAAAGTGTGTCTAAAGTTGAGCAAGAAAGGCAGCAGATTTtggaagagatgaagaagaggacTCAGCTTCTGACTGACAACAGTTGGATACGTCAGCGCAGCAGCAGTTTTTACAGGGAGCCAATCTATGTTGGGGTTCCCATGAAGAG GTATGAGTCTCTGGACAACCTCGATATGTTGCGTCAGTCCCCAATCCCGACCGCTACGTTTAGTTACCCCCGTCCACactcagctgctgcag